In a genomic window of Phalacrocorax aristotelis chromosome 8, bGulAri2.1, whole genome shotgun sequence:
- the MFAP3 gene encoding microfibril-associated glycoprotein 3 produces the protein MKLSYCLLILAVNADLSIGFTLENVAFNRTVGFGSFNTSLHAVSQALVSSPAHHDIIAKEGTSILIECKLNSSQYDYILWYNSRGHLLEQKDEGGRWRIADNSLNITKVNFADRGRYTCAAVNRNDTLYYTVTLRVIFTSGDMSIYYMIVCLVAFAITLILNITRLCMMSSHLRKTEKAINEFFRMEGAEKLQKAFEIAKRIPIITSAKTLELAKVTQFKTMEFARYIEELARSIPLPPLILNCRAFMEEIFEAVRVDPDEVGEEEKQTQACGTQAAIYPINPEMKRSDSPAGDSDDGSMNEQGQEIAVQVSIHPQSEVQSIDTVSHDSCQFVPSEEGTC, from the exons ATGAAGCTCAGCTATTGCCTGTTAATTTTGGCTGTTAATGCTGATCTGTCAATTGGATTTACACTGGAAAATGTAGCTTTTAACAGGACAGTTGGTTTTGGGTCTTTCAATACATCACTTCATGCAGTGTCTCAAGCTTTAGTGAGTTCTCCAGCACACCATGATATCATAGCCAAAGAGGGGACCAGTATTTTAATTGAATGTAAACTGAACAGCAGCCAGTATGACTATATTCTTTGGTATAACTCCAGAGGACACCTGCTTGAACAGAAAGATGAAG GTGGACGGTGGAGGATTGCTGATAATTCCCTTAACATCACAAAGGTCAACTTTGCTGACCGGGGGCGGTACACGTGTGCAGCTGTTAATCGTAATGACACCTTGTACTACACAGTCACCCTGAGGGTTATCTTCACCTCAGGAGACATGAGTATCTACTACATGATTGTGTGCCTCGTTGCCTTTGCTATCACCCTCATTTTAAACATAACCCGTCTGTGCATGATGAGCAGTCACCTCCGCAAAACAGAGAAGGCTATCAATGAGTTCTTCAGGATGGAAGGGGCTGAGAAGCTTCAGAAGGCTTTTGAGATAGCCAAGCGTATCCCTATCATTACATCTGCCAAAACACTAGAGTTGGCCAAAGTCACTCAGTTTAAAACCATGGAGTTTGCTCGGTACATCGAAGAGCTTGCCAGAAGCATTCCCCTTCCACCGCTGATCCTTAACTGCAGGGCATTCATGGAGGAGATCTTTGAGGCTGTGCGAGTTGATCCAGATGAAGTTGGTGAGGAGGAGAAACAGACCCAAGCCTGCGGTACCCAAGCTGCAATATACCCCATCAACCCAGAGATGAAGCGCAGCGATTCGCCGGCCGGGGATTCAGACGATGGGTCCATGAATGAGCAAGGTCAAGAGATAGCAGTTCAGGTGTCCATTCACCCACAGTCAGAAGTGCAAAGCATTGACACCGTTTCTCACGATAGCTGCCAGTTTGTGCCTTCTGAGGAAGGCACCTGCTGA
- the FAM114A2 gene encoding protein FAM114A2 isoform X1, producing MVTVRPARGTVQLVGRPGPAVMSEKDSSENLEEDTSYKDEQKAEELGCSLTNEEREQEPEPVPMTRKRPDPKPPSQPVAMEEPAAETLKVSGSPAAVQTGWGYWGSWGKSLLSTASATVATVGQGISNVIEKAETTLGIPSPSEISSETRDATRGSENPGASGTDAVDDGHSFPIAGALGVLSTISTAVQSTGKSVISGGLDALEFIGKKTMDVIAEGDPGFKKTKGLMNRNSTLSQVLREAKEKEEQQTATEVAMATEKKAHYGLLFDEFQGLSHLEALEMLSRESESKVKSVLNALSGEELDTLKEEVEQLKEAFSLPEFFEEEEEEKKGDEEFTKEVTELFSELHISSKPDKLITVRTSAHEWIARFNSSLPKEEEESEENQEVESRDGDHDAKKSVEDIHAVAIRSLAELTACSIEMFHKTAALFLHGQKQEVMATDRAKSLSQMTIVLCKELSAFSKEFTTCLTTAGVNEKADVLNPLITGVFLEASNSASYIQDAFQLLLPVLQISLIEARTELPQQ from the exons ATGGTTACTGTCCGCCCGGCTCGGGGGACCGTGCAGCTGGtggggcggcccggcccggcgg TCATGTCTGAGAAAGACAGCAGTGAAAATCTGGAAGAGGATACCTCCTACAAAGATGAACAGAAGGCAGAGGAGCTTGGCTGCTCCTTGACCAATgaagagagagagcaagagcCTGAGCCTGTGCCTATGACTCGGAAAAGACCTGACCCCAAACCCCCAAGCCAGCCTGTTGCCATGGAAGAGCCTGCAGCTGAAACCCTCAAG GTCTCAGgttctcctgctgctgttcagaCAGGATGGGGGTACTGGGGAAGCTGGGGGAAATCTCTTCTGTCAACTGCATCTGCTACTGTAGCCACTGTAG GTCAAGGTATTTCAAATGTCatagaaaaagcagaaacaaccCTTGGGATCCCCAGTCCTAGTGAAATCTCTTCAGAAACTAGAGATGCTACAAGAG GAAGCGAGAATCCTGGTGCTAGCGGCACAGATGCAGTTGATGATGGCCATTCCTTTCCTATTGCTGGGGCTCTTGGAGTTTTATCAACCATCTCTACTGCTGTCCAAAGCACA GGAAAAAGTGTTATTAGTGGTGGTCTGGATGCCTTGGAATTCATTGGGAAAAAGACAATGGATGTAATAGCTGAGGGAGACCCTGGattcaaaaaaacaaagggCCTAATGAACAGAAACTCTACGTTATCTCAG gtctTACGAGaggcaaaggagaaagaagagcagCAGACAGCTACTGAGGTTGCCATGGCTACGGAGAAGAAAGCCCATTATGGGTTACTGTTTGATGAGTTTCAGGGTCTTTCGCATCTGGAGGCCTTAGAGATGCTTTCCAGAGAGAGTGAATCAAAG GTGAAATCGGTTCTAAATGCCCTCTCTGGAGAAGAGTTGGACACACTGAAGGAGGAAGTGGAACAACtcaaagaagcattttctttacCTGAATTCtttgaagaggaggaggaagaaaagaagg gTGATGAGGAGTTCACAAAGGAAGTAACAGAGTTATTTTCAGAATTGCATATCTCCTCAAAGCCAGATAAACTGATCACG GTGAGGACATCTGCTCATGAATGGATAGCACGATTCAACAGTAGTCTTCctaaagaagaagaagagagtGAAGAAAACCAGGAAGTAGAATCCAGAGATGGTGACCATGATGCTAAAAAATCAGTAGAG GATATTCATGCGGTTGCCATAAGAAGTCTGGCTGAACTGACAGCATGCTCCATTGAAATGTTTCACAAAACTGCAGCTCTGTTTCTACATGGTCAGAAACAAGAGGTGATGGCCACAGACAGAGCCAAGTCCCTTTCACA AATGACAATTGTGCTGTGTAAAGAACTGTCAGCTTTCTCTAAAGAGTTTACTACGTGCTTAACGACGGCAGGG GTCAATGAGAAAGCAGATGTGCTTAATCCTTTAATCACTGGAGTGTTTTTGGAG gCTTCAAACAGTGCTTCATATATCCAAGATGCCttccagctcttgctgcctgTACTGCAGATCTCTCTTATTGAGGCTAGAACGGAACTACCACAGCAGTAA
- the FAM114A2 gene encoding protein FAM114A2 isoform X2, which produces MSEKDSSENLEEDTSYKDEQKAEELGCSLTNEEREQEPEPVPMTRKRPDPKPPSQPVAMEEPAAETLKVSGSPAAVQTGWGYWGSWGKSLLSTASATVATVGQGISNVIEKAETTLGIPSPSEISSETRDATRGSENPGASGTDAVDDGHSFPIAGALGVLSTISTAVQSTGKSVISGGLDALEFIGKKTMDVIAEGDPGFKKTKGLMNRNSTLSQVLREAKEKEEQQTATEVAMATEKKAHYGLLFDEFQGLSHLEALEMLSRESESKVKSVLNALSGEELDTLKEEVEQLKEAFSLPEFFEEEEEEKKGDEEFTKEVTELFSELHISSKPDKLITVRTSAHEWIARFNSSLPKEEEESEENQEVESRDGDHDAKKSVEDIHAVAIRSLAELTACSIEMFHKTAALFLHGQKQEVMATDRAKSLSQMTIVLCKELSAFSKEFTTCLTTAGVNEKADVLNPLITGVFLEASNSASYIQDAFQLLLPVLQISLIEARTELPQQ; this is translated from the exons ATGTCTGAGAAAGACAGCAGTGAAAATCTGGAAGAGGATACCTCCTACAAAGATGAACAGAAGGCAGAGGAGCTTGGCTGCTCCTTGACCAATgaagagagagagcaagagcCTGAGCCTGTGCCTATGACTCGGAAAAGACCTGACCCCAAACCCCCAAGCCAGCCTGTTGCCATGGAAGAGCCTGCAGCTGAAACCCTCAAG GTCTCAGgttctcctgctgctgttcagaCAGGATGGGGGTACTGGGGAAGCTGGGGGAAATCTCTTCTGTCAACTGCATCTGCTACTGTAGCCACTGTAG GTCAAGGTATTTCAAATGTCatagaaaaagcagaaacaaccCTTGGGATCCCCAGTCCTAGTGAAATCTCTTCAGAAACTAGAGATGCTACAAGAG GAAGCGAGAATCCTGGTGCTAGCGGCACAGATGCAGTTGATGATGGCCATTCCTTTCCTATTGCTGGGGCTCTTGGAGTTTTATCAACCATCTCTACTGCTGTCCAAAGCACA GGAAAAAGTGTTATTAGTGGTGGTCTGGATGCCTTGGAATTCATTGGGAAAAAGACAATGGATGTAATAGCTGAGGGAGACCCTGGattcaaaaaaacaaagggCCTAATGAACAGAAACTCTACGTTATCTCAG gtctTACGAGaggcaaaggagaaagaagagcagCAGACAGCTACTGAGGTTGCCATGGCTACGGAGAAGAAAGCCCATTATGGGTTACTGTTTGATGAGTTTCAGGGTCTTTCGCATCTGGAGGCCTTAGAGATGCTTTCCAGAGAGAGTGAATCAAAG GTGAAATCGGTTCTAAATGCCCTCTCTGGAGAAGAGTTGGACACACTGAAGGAGGAAGTGGAACAACtcaaagaagcattttctttacCTGAATTCtttgaagaggaggaggaagaaaagaagg gTGATGAGGAGTTCACAAAGGAAGTAACAGAGTTATTTTCAGAATTGCATATCTCCTCAAAGCCAGATAAACTGATCACG GTGAGGACATCTGCTCATGAATGGATAGCACGATTCAACAGTAGTCTTCctaaagaagaagaagagagtGAAGAAAACCAGGAAGTAGAATCCAGAGATGGTGACCATGATGCTAAAAAATCAGTAGAG GATATTCATGCGGTTGCCATAAGAAGTCTGGCTGAACTGACAGCATGCTCCATTGAAATGTTTCACAAAACTGCAGCTCTGTTTCTACATGGTCAGAAACAAGAGGTGATGGCCACAGACAGAGCCAAGTCCCTTTCACA AATGACAATTGTGCTGTGTAAAGAACTGTCAGCTTTCTCTAAAGAGTTTACTACGTGCTTAACGACGGCAGGG GTCAATGAGAAAGCAGATGTGCTTAATCCTTTAATCACTGGAGTGTTTTTGGAG gCTTCAAACAGTGCTTCATATATCCAAGATGCCttccagctcttgctgcctgTACTGCAGATCTCTCTTATTGAGGCTAGAACGGAACTACCACAGCAGTAA